The following are from one region of the Paenibacillus protaetiae genome:
- a CDS encoding ABC transporter permease, with product MWNELSFLVGSTLRMTFRKKINLLLFFGLPLAGVLLSLLLYGSGTPAEMRIGVVNGDGSEKIASDTVAFLKSLQNVKLVDVTEPELKQQLFDGKLDSGLILQPGFSASVLSGSPDHIAVESVKGASATSYMKSMLASYINNVSGMVQLSGGDSGKFERLYDSYRQNSFAVTAQSVNDASSKKEMSYQSVGFLILFMMMSAVGLSELILKNRENRTYFRVLSSPVSAKVYVLSNIIVNVIVMLAQIVVVLVCMRYVFNLDPGVPMGILALLLGIFALVSVSISLVIVSFSKNSAAAGAIQNLVITPTCLISGCFFSVSIMPDYVQRIADFLPQRWVLQSIEQLQSGASLSGIGMNFVILLAFAAVFFLLAVYKFGRNNDTRNFV from the coding sequence ATGTGGAATGAATTATCGTTTCTGGTAGGTTCGACCTTGCGGATGACGTTCCGCAAAAAGATAAATTTGCTCCTGTTTTTCGGGCTTCCGCTTGCCGGCGTGCTGCTTTCTTTACTGCTGTATGGTTCGGGAACGCCGGCCGAAATGCGGATCGGGGTCGTGAACGGGGACGGCAGCGAGAAGATTGCTTCGGATACGGTAGCGTTTTTAAAATCGCTGCAAAATGTAAAGCTGGTTGACGTTACAGAACCGGAGCTGAAGCAGCAGCTGTTTGACGGCAAGCTGGACAGCGGCCTGATTTTACAGCCGGGTTTCTCGGCAAGCGTGCTGTCCGGCAGCCCGGACCATATTGCGGTTGAATCGGTCAAAGGGGCATCGGCAACATCTTATATGAAGTCGATGCTCGCCAGCTATATCAATAATGTATCCGGCATGGTCCAGCTGTCGGGCGGCGATTCGGGCAAATTCGAACGGCTGTACGACAGCTACAGGCAAAACTCCTTTGCCGTTACCGCACAATCGGTTAATGATGCGTCCAGTAAAAAAGAAATGTCGTATCAATCTGTCGGGTTTCTCATTTTGTTTATGATGATGTCGGCAGTAGGGCTATCGGAGCTTATATTAAAAAATCGCGAAAACCGGACGTATTTCCGCGTGTTGTCTTCGCCGGTATCGGCCAAAGTTTATGTGCTTTCCAATATTATCGTTAATGTAATCGTAATGCTTGCGCAAATTGTTGTTGTGCTCGTTTGCATGCGCTACGTGTTTAATCTTGACCCCGGCGTGCCTATGGGGATACTGGCTCTGCTGCTCGGTATATTTGCGCTGGTATCGGTCAGCATCTCGCTTGTCATTGTATCGTTCTCTAAAAACTCCGCTGCAGCAGGAGCTATTCAAAACCTGGTCATTACGCCGACCTGCCTCATTTCCGGCTGTTTCTTCTCCGTTTCAATTATGCCGGATTATGTGCAGCGCATTGCCGACTTCCTGCCGCAGCGGTGGGTGCTGCAGTCGATTGAGCAGCTCCAGTCCGGCGCCAGCCTCTCCGGCATTGGAATGAATTTTGTTATATTGCTAGCTTTTGCAGCCGTATTTTTCCTGCTGGCCGTATACAAATTCGGACGCAATAATGACACGCGAAACTTTGTATAA